The following are encoded together in the Pseudodesulfovibrio indicus genome:
- a CDS encoding response regulator — protein MKTILVVDDAPMIRELLKSVLEAEGYRVLEAADGEEAIQICHNNAIDLSIIDIFLPKKGGLQVMGELIKADSSHKFIAISGGEAFNPEAIVELAKVYDVVDTFTKPIDTRRLVDVVRTALAD, from the coding sequence ATGAAAACCATACTGGTCGTCGACGACGCACCCATGATCCGCGAATTGCTCAAATCCGTCCTCGAAGCCGAAGGGTATCGTGTGCTCGAAGCCGCCGACGGCGAAGAAGCCATCCAGATCTGCCACAACAACGCCATAGACCTGTCCATCATCGATATCTTCCTGCCCAAAAAGGGCGGGCTCCAGGTCATGGGCGAGCTGATCAAGGCCGACAGCTCCCACAAGTTCATCGCCATCTCCGGCGGCGAAGCCTTTAACCCCGAAGCCATCGTCGAACTCGCCAAGGTCTACGACGTGGTCGACACCTTCACCAAGCCCATCGACACCCGTCGCCTCGTGGACGTGGTCCGCACCGCCCTGGCTGATTAG
- a CDS encoding PAS domain-containing hybrid sensor histidine kinase/response regulator, which produces MPFKKKPARPTSYVALDETSRALMDSSVESAFVMDVSGYVLAANEAAAKLFDLKPGQTLQRSNIYELLPAEAAESRRAKIEEAIESVRSVRFEEEINGRSLVHSIVPVANPWGEVARLAVHTLDLTKLRRTDEDLRREQQRQIFFMESLPGIVYHLYPDQTIRYANRYFRRYFGSPRNRKCREALNCSGTSCSLCPPMEAMNTDRAVEWDWTDGQGRTFHLQCSPMTDSNGERMIMVLGIDITARQRAEDALKKARDKLEDRVRQRTKELEKANIALTSKSQRLVTAMERADAATRAKSSFLANMSHEIRTPLNAILGMSELAMASGEETRKDRYLMRVMEAGNSLLSIINDILDFSKIEAHKLTLEEIDFDVRRALDAALDLHLVSAEDKGLSLKATVDDDVPPALLGDPSRLRQIIINLVGNAIKFTETGGVTVAVSMTEQPESTEPGTPLTLRFAVSDTGVGIPANKQKDIFQSFLQADDSITRKYGGTGLGLAICKLLVELMGGELGLDSAEGKGSTFFFTTRLRVGDVRAVEAEQRAAEAVFPAMEPINVLLADDNPLNRELASTLLTEQGHSVLAVNNGIEALNALKETDYDLVLMDVQMPIMDGVSATRAIRNPNSGALNPGVPIVALTAHALKGDRERFLQAGMNDYIAKPIKMRDFYNTLARVMSGQAATPVDVDEEQPHVAGGRPFDRETALDMLGGQQKLLSRMDEIFLRDVPSEMNELADFFRQGDWSNAKRLAHSIKGSARTVGAQRLGAIAEQMEYLCNQKDVPSAQKELKILESDVKSALEYISGLREQA; this is translated from the coding sequence ATGCCGTTCAAGAAAAAACCCGCCCGCCCCACCTCCTACGTCGCCCTGGACGAGACTTCCAGGGCTCTCATGGATTCGTCGGTGGAGTCCGCCTTCGTCATGGACGTGAGCGGCTACGTGCTGGCGGCCAACGAGGCGGCTGCGAAGCTCTTCGACCTGAAGCCTGGTCAGACCCTCCAGCGGTCCAACATCTACGAGCTGCTGCCCGCCGAGGCCGCCGAATCCCGCCGGGCCAAGATCGAGGAGGCCATCGAATCCGTCCGGTCCGTGCGCTTCGAGGAGGAGATCAACGGGCGGTCCCTGGTCCACTCCATCGTGCCCGTGGCCAACCCCTGGGGCGAGGTGGCGCGGCTGGCCGTGCATACCCTGGACCTGACCAAGCTCAGGCGCACCGACGAGGACCTCCGCCGCGAGCAGCAGCGCCAGATCTTCTTCATGGAGTCCCTGCCCGGCATCGTCTACCACCTCTATCCGGACCAGACCATCCGGTACGCCAACCGCTATTTCCGGCGCTACTTCGGCTCGCCCAGGAACCGCAAGTGCCGCGAGGCCCTGAACTGCTCCGGGACCTCCTGCTCGCTCTGCCCGCCCATGGAGGCCATGAACACGGACCGCGCCGTGGAGTGGGACTGGACCGACGGGCAGGGACGGACCTTCCACCTGCAGTGCAGTCCCATGACCGACTCCAACGGCGAGCGCATGATCATGGTGCTCGGCATCGACATCACGGCCAGGCAGCGGGCCGAGGACGCCCTGAAGAAGGCCCGCGACAAGCTCGAAGACCGGGTCCGCCAACGCACCAAGGAACTGGAAAAGGCGAACATCGCCCTGACCAGCAAATCCCAGCGGCTGGTCACCGCCATGGAGAGGGCCGACGCGGCCACCCGCGCCAAGTCCTCCTTCCTGGCGAACATGAGCCACGAGATCCGGACCCCGCTCAACGCCATCCTCGGCATGTCCGAGCTGGCCATGGCCTCCGGCGAGGAGACCCGCAAGGACCGCTACCTCATGCGCGTCATGGAAGCGGGCAACTCCCTGCTCTCCATCATCAACGACATTCTCGACTTCTCCAAGATCGAGGCCCACAAGCTGACCCTGGAGGAGATCGACTTCGACGTCCGCCGCGCCCTGGACGCGGCCCTGGACCTGCACCTCGTCTCCGCGGAGGACAAGGGACTGTCCCTCAAGGCCACCGTGGACGACGACGTCCCCCCGGCCCTGCTCGGCGACCCCTCGCGGCTGCGCCAGATCATCATCAACCTGGTGGGCAACGCCATCAAGTTCACCGAGACCGGCGGCGTGACCGTTGCCGTGTCCATGACCGAACAACCCGAAAGCACCGAGCCCGGCACCCCGCTCACCCTGCGTTTCGCGGTCAGCGACACCGGCGTGGGCATCCCGGCCAACAAGCAGAAGGACATCTTCCAGTCCTTCCTCCAGGCCGACGACTCCATCACCCGCAAATACGGCGGCACCGGCCTCGGCCTGGCCATCTGCAAGCTGCTCGTGGAGCTCATGGGCGGCGAACTGGGCCTGGATTCCGCCGAGGGCAAGGGATCGACCTTCTTCTTCACCACCCGGCTGCGCGTGGGCGACGTCCGCGCCGTCGAGGCCGAACAGCGCGCGGCCGAGGCCGTCTTCCCGGCAATGGAGCCCATCAACGTGCTGCTGGCCGACGACAACCCGCTCAACCGCGAGCTGGCCTCCACCCTGCTCACCGAGCAGGGGCACTCGGTCCTGGCCGTGAACAACGGCATCGAGGCCCTGAACGCCCTCAAGGAAACCGACTACGACCTGGTGCTCATGGACGTGCAGATGCCCATCATGGACGGCGTGTCCGCCACCAGGGCCATCCGCAACCCCAACTCCGGGGCGCTCAACCCGGGCGTCCCCATCGTCGCCCTCACGGCCCACGCCCTCAAGGGCGACCGCGAGCGGTTCCTCCAGGCCGGGATGAACGACTACATCGCAAAGCCCATCAAGATGCGGGACTTCTACAACACCCTCGCCCGGGTCATGAGCGGCCAGGCCGCCACCCCCGTCGATGTCGACGAGGAGCAGCCCCACGTCGCCGGGGGCCGCCCGTTCGACCGCGAGACCGCCCTGGACATGCTCGGCGGACAGCAGAAGCTGCTCTCCCGCATGGACGAGATTTTCCTCCGCGACGTGCCGTCCGAGATGAACGAGCTGGCCGACTTCTTCCGCCAGGGGGACTGGAGCAACGCCAAGCGGCTGGCCCACTCCATCAAGGGATCGGCGCGCACCGTGGGCGCGCAGCGGCTCGGCGCCATCGCCGAACAGATGGAATATCTCTGCAACCAGAAGGATGTTCCTTCGGCGCAGAAGGAACTTAAAATCCTTGAATCAGACGTGAAGTCCGCGCTAGAGTACATCTCCGGGCTTCGGGAACAGGCCTGA
- a CDS encoding radical SAM protein produces the protein MDHQGMIIRPPSEAGSILLQVTLGCSHGKCAFCGAYPDKRFAIKDPETVLADVRLAARHCTDQRRVFLCDGDAMILPQPRLVEILSLIRTHLPWVTRVGTYANAKSLKRKTDAELRELRELGLGIVYMGLESGDDEILRAMGKSGDAACIVKQGRRAKAAGLKLNVTVLNGLGGVERSLAHARATARALTAMDPDQVGALSLMLVPGTPLHERAERGEFVLPDAHGILAELREMLAGTELTRGLFLADHASNYLPLKVRLPSGKGEALAKLDRALRGEGRLRPESARRL, from the coding sequence ATGGACCATCAGGGCATGATCATCCGGCCGCCGAGCGAGGCGGGTTCCATCTTGCTGCAGGTCACCCTGGGGTGCTCCCACGGCAAGTGCGCCTTTTGCGGCGCGTATCCGGACAAGCGCTTCGCCATCAAGGACCCGGAGACCGTGCTCGCGGACGTCCGGCTTGCGGCCCGGCACTGCACGGACCAGCGGCGCGTGTTCTTGTGCGACGGCGACGCCATGATCCTGCCTCAACCGCGCCTGGTCGAGATCCTCTCCCTGATCCGCACCCACCTGCCGTGGGTCACGCGGGTCGGGACCTATGCCAACGCCAAGTCCCTGAAGCGCAAGACCGACGCCGAGCTGCGCGAGCTGCGGGAGCTGGGGCTGGGCATCGTCTACATGGGGCTGGAGTCCGGCGACGACGAAATCCTTCGGGCCATGGGCAAGAGCGGTGACGCCGCCTGCATCGTGAAGCAGGGGCGGCGCGCCAAGGCGGCCGGGCTCAAGCTCAACGTCACGGTCCTGAACGGACTGGGCGGGGTGGAGCGGTCCCTGGCCCACGCCCGGGCCACGGCCCGCGCCCTGACGGCCATGGACCCGGACCAGGTGGGCGCGCTGAGCCTGATGCTCGTCCCCGGCACCCCGCTGCACGAGCGGGCCGAACGCGGCGAGTTCGTCCTGCCCGACGCCCACGGCATCCTGGCCGAACTGCGCGAGATGCTGGCCGGGACCGAGCTGACGCGCGGCCTGTTCCTGGCCGATCACGCCTCCAACTACCTGCCCCTCAAGGTCCGGCTCCCGTCCGGCAAGGGCGAGGCCCTGGCGAAGCTCGACCGTGCCCTGCGCGGCGAGGGGCGTCTCAGGCCCGAGTCGGCCCGGCGTCTCTGA
- a CDS encoding CBS domain-containing protein yields MLVRDWMTVNVIALGVNSSVLDAAEILHEKNIRQFPVIDSRGDLVGIVSDRDIRDAMPSKFIPGDAVVERGGGLYTLTAGDIMTLDPISVHSNAAMTEVAETLVKHKVGGLPVVDGGQLVGIITQADVLRFLCASAGSARGGAQFGIRLNGDDNLLADLLCDLRKQGVLFTSVFTAVDPGRVGARNAYVSIADMGDKCVEDVVEIIQKKYVILFYVAEGVTVDLV; encoded by the coding sequence ATGCTGGTCAGAGACTGGATGACGGTCAACGTCATCGCCCTGGGAGTGAATTCGTCCGTGCTGGACGCCGCCGAGATACTGCATGAGAAGAACATCCGCCAGTTCCCGGTCATCGACAGCCGGGGTGACTTGGTGGGCATCGTCTCCGACCGCGACATCCGCGACGCCATGCCCTCCAAGTTCATTCCCGGCGACGCCGTGGTCGAACGGGGCGGCGGCCTCTACACCCTCACCGCCGGGGACATCATGACCCTGGATCCCATCTCCGTGCATTCCAACGCGGCCATGACCGAAGTGGCCGAGACACTCGTCAAGCACAAGGTGGGCGGGCTGCCCGTGGTGGACGGCGGCCAGCTGGTGGGCATCATCACCCAGGCCGACGTGCTGCGGTTCCTGTGCGCGTCGGCGGGGTCCGCGCGGGGCGGGGCGCAGTTCGGCATCCGGCTGAACGGCGACGACAACCTGCTGGCGGATTTGTTGTGCGACCTGCGCAAGCAGGGAGTGTTGTTCACCAGCGTGTTCACGGCGGTTGACCCGGGGCGCGTGGGAGCGCGGAACGCCTATGTCTCCATAGCGGATATGGGGGATAAGTGTGTTGAGGATGTGGTTGAGATTATTCAGAAAAAATATGTGATTTTGTTCTATGTGGCGGAGGGGGTTACCGTCGATCTGGTGTAA
- the tolR gene encoding protein TolR yields MAIKTGGGFLNEINVTPFVDVMLVLLIIFMVTAPLMTQGVEVDLPTTRTVKNLPQDSEHLVLTVKKDGALFLDEYQVGEDELEDHLKRLVAGQKKQLFLRADKEVAYGTVVRVMGEIKAAGIDKLGIVAEQPREDRK; encoded by the coding sequence ATGGCGATCAAGACCGGCGGCGGCTTCCTGAACGAGATCAACGTCACGCCCTTCGTGGACGTGATGCTGGTGCTGCTGATCATCTTCATGGTCACGGCCCCGCTCATGACCCAGGGGGTGGAGGTGGACCTGCCGACCACGCGCACGGTCAAGAACCTGCCGCAGGACTCCGAGCACCTGGTCCTGACGGTCAAGAAGGACGGCGCGCTGTTCCTGGACGAGTACCAGGTGGGCGAGGACGAGCTTGAGGACCATCTCAAGCGGCTGGTGGCCGGGCAGAAGAAGCAGCTCTTCCTGCGCGCGGACAAGGAGGTCGCCTACGGCACCGTGGTCCGCGTCATGGGCGAAATCAAGGCCGCCGGCATCGACAAGCTCGGCATCGTGGCCGAGCAGCCGCGCGAGGACAGGAAGTAG
- a CDS encoding MotA/TolQ/ExbB proton channel family protein — protein MNFLPDNDILTLLSGATLAVKLVMLFLGCMSLWSWTIIFMKFFTIGAARKKVMKGYEAFIAAGDLSKGLKGLGDKDDSPLARVSSLAVKEFRLLEKADVNRERKRLLVKDTLRRVLKQGISKEMRSLTRNLPFLATCANAAPFIGLFGTVWGIMHSFHSIGMAQSAALATVAPGISEALIATAIGLLVAIPATIFYNYFLGKLNEVETGMVDFAGAFLNRAEREIAWADKPGRD, from the coding sequence ATGAATTTTCTGCCTGACAACGACATCCTGACCCTGCTTTCGGGGGCGACCCTGGCCGTGAAGCTGGTGATGCTCTTCCTGGGCTGCATGTCCCTCTGGAGCTGGACCATCATCTTCATGAAATTCTTCACCATCGGCGCGGCGCGCAAGAAGGTCATGAAGGGCTACGAGGCGTTCATCGCGGCGGGCGATTTGTCCAAGGGGCTCAAGGGGCTGGGCGACAAGGACGACTCCCCCCTGGCCCGGGTCTCGTCCCTGGCGGTCAAGGAATTTCGGCTGCTGGAGAAGGCGGACGTCAACCGCGAGCGCAAGCGGCTGCTGGTCAAGGACACCCTCCGGCGCGTGCTCAAGCAGGGCATTTCCAAGGAGATGCGGTCGCTGACCCGCAACCTGCCGTTTTTGGCCACCTGCGCCAACGCGGCCCCGTTCATCGGGCTGTTCGGCACGGTCTGGGGCATCATGCACTCCTTCCACTCCATCGGCATGGCCCAGTCCGCGGCCCTGGCCACGGTTGCGCCGGGCATCTCCGAGGCGCTCATCGCCACGGCCATCGGTCTGCTGGTGGCCATCCCGGCGACCATTTTCTACAACTATTTCCTGGGCAAGCTGAACGAGGTGGAGACCGGCATGGTGGACTTCGCCGGGGCGTTCCTGAACCGCGCCGAGCGCGAGATCGCCTGGGCCGACAAGCCCGGCCGGGACTAG
- a CDS encoding hybrid sensor histidine kinase/response regulator — protein sequence MKVLILAGKKVDGDRMDAFFHDHERTFVQLATVSRGVHRLEKNDADLVLLVPDPDDATWERALYRIREEYDRQVAVLFLEPGLVDRALELGAFDSGVLDEHSEACMDRCARHLEAQVALRRELAAERALRAWMERTDTIGSWVRDETGDIRWSVGLNRIFGEDMVPGVRLSGLREMVHPEDLEVFDRANEATFDRGWPLDFEYRVVNRDGKVRHLHANREVELGPSGDVVRIYGMARDVSLQKEFEELLFRRDAILQVLTSFASRFLRKIDWDEGVSDALVKLGKVADVTRIYLFRKADRPGGEEVLTLHNEWAAEGLFPLSKGPEGFEISTSPLYDTWRGAMLKRKVVTGHVKHFRKEEREVFESTGAKSIMIVPVFAGNAWWGFLGLSEHRRERDWLPVEIESMMLAANLFGSAIHYGEMSGKLIEANRSAEEASAAALDANMAKSMFLANMSHEIRTPISGILGMTEMMITTGLTEEQREHTDMIRDAAKSLLNIVNDILDISKIEAGRMELKLEDFTLRSALETSVRSFGPQAELNNLAFRYSVADEVPVRLNGDPDRLGQVLWNLIGNALKFTERGLVELTVEVSHREQSRVCLLFKVRDTGVGIPPDKLDAVFDSFTQADSSLRKKHQGTGLGLTISRQMVNMMGGEIGVESAVGQGSTFFFTAWFGVLRDQTPAAAPLKARKPSTLHLNILLADDNPMNRKYLKHFLTMFGHTVTTAENGLEVLELLRENGREIDVVLMDVQMPEMSGIEATRAIRESDGRLYDRNIPIIALTAYAMKGDRERMLESGMNDYVSKPVDMHQLSEAIVRCTAGRKEGESLVCTQEPTRSGPPEEEMRLDIKSLTSRFEGDLELLKDILDLFLMEAKNKREALITAAKTGDAKGTAMALHSITNISSHVLAMDVVQEARALEKRCFCGELEAAGRDIDRLLVRFDGLVRAVEAEAAKL from the coding sequence GTGAAGGTATTGATCTTGGCGGGCAAGAAAGTGGACGGGGACAGAATGGATGCGTTCTTCCACGATCACGAGCGGACCTTCGTGCAGCTCGCCACGGTCTCGCGGGGGGTACACCGGCTGGAGAAGAACGACGCGGACCTGGTCCTGCTCGTCCCGGACCCCGACGACGCGACCTGGGAACGCGCCCTGTACCGCATCCGGGAAGAATACGACCGCCAGGTGGCGGTGCTCTTCCTCGAGCCCGGATTGGTGGACCGGGCCCTGGAGCTGGGGGCCTTCGACAGCGGGGTGCTCGACGAGCACTCCGAGGCGTGCATGGACCGCTGCGCCCGGCATCTGGAGGCGCAGGTGGCGCTGCGCCGCGAGCTGGCCGCCGAGCGCGCACTGCGCGCCTGGATGGAGCGCACCGACACCATCGGCAGCTGGGTGCGGGACGAGACCGGCGACATCCGCTGGTCCGTGGGGCTGAACCGCATCTTCGGCGAGGATATGGTGCCGGGCGTCCGGCTCTCCGGTCTGCGCGAGATGGTCCATCCCGAGGACCTGGAGGTCTTCGACCGGGCCAACGAGGCGACCTTCGACCGGGGCTGGCCCCTGGATTTCGAATACCGGGTCGTGAACCGGGACGGCAAGGTGCGCCACCTGCACGCGAACCGGGAGGTCGAACTCGGCCCGTCCGGGGACGTGGTCCGCATCTACGGCATGGCCCGCGACGTCTCCCTGCAAAAGGAATTCGAGGAGCTGCTCTTCCGCCGGGACGCCATTCTTCAGGTCCTGACCAGCTTCGCCAGCCGGTTCCTGCGTAAGATCGACTGGGACGAGGGCGTGAGCGACGCCCTGGTCAAGCTGGGCAAGGTCGCGGACGTGACCCGCATCTATCTGTTCCGCAAGGCCGACCGGCCCGGCGGCGAGGAGGTCCTGACCCTGCACAACGAGTGGGCCGCCGAGGGCCTTTTCCCGCTTTCGAAGGGACCGGAAGGCTTCGAGATCTCTACCTCGCCTCTCTACGACACCTGGCGCGGGGCCATGCTCAAGCGCAAGGTGGTCACGGGCCACGTCAAGCATTTCCGCAAGGAGGAACGTGAGGTCTTCGAATCCACCGGAGCCAAGTCGATCATGATCGTCCCGGTCTTCGCGGGCAACGCCTGGTGGGGGTTCCTCGGGTTGTCCGAGCACCGGCGCGAGCGCGACTGGCTGCCGGTGGAGATCGAGTCCATGATGCTCGCCGCCAACCTCTTCGGATCGGCCATCCACTACGGCGAGATGAGCGGCAAGCTGATCGAGGCCAACCGCTCCGCCGAGGAGGCCTCGGCCGCCGCCCTGGATGCGAACATGGCCAAATCCATGTTCCTGGCCAACATGAGCCATGAAATCCGCACCCCCATCAGCGGCATCCTGGGCATGACCGAGATGATGATCACCACCGGCCTGACCGAGGAGCAGCGCGAGCACACGGACATGATCCGCGACGCGGCCAAGTCCCTGCTCAACATCGTCAACGACATCCTGGACATCTCCAAGATCGAGGCGGGCCGGATGGAGCTCAAGCTGGAGGACTTCACCTTGCGCTCCGCTCTGGAGACCAGCGTGCGTTCCTTCGGCCCCCAGGCGGAGCTGAACAATCTCGCCTTCCGCTACTCCGTGGCCGACGAGGTGCCAGTGCGCCTGAACGGGGACCCGGACCGCCTCGGCCAGGTGCTCTGGAATCTCATCGGCAACGCGCTGAAGTTCACCGAGCGAGGCCTGGTGGAGCTGACCGTGGAGGTTTCCCACCGCGAGCAGAGCCGCGTCTGCCTGCTGTTCAAGGTCCGGGACACCGGCGTGGGCATTCCCCCGGACAAGCTGGACGCGGTCTTCGACAGCTTCACCCAGGCGGACAGCTCCCTGCGCAAGAAGCACCAGGGGACCGGCCTGGGACTGACCATCTCCCGCCAGATGGTCAACATGATGGGCGGCGAGATCGGCGTGGAATCCGCCGTGGGCCAGGGGTCCACCTTCTTTTTCACCGCCTGGTTCGGCGTGCTCCGGGACCAGACCCCGGCAGCCGCCCCGCTCAAGGCCAGGAAGCCGAGCACCCTGCACCTGAACATCCTGCTGGCCGACGACAACCCCATGAACAGGAAGTACCTGAAGCACTTCCTGACCATGTTCGGCCACACCGTGACCACCGCCGAGAACGGCCTTGAGGTCCTCGAGCTCCTCCGGGAAAACGGGCGCGAGATCGACGTGGTGCTCATGGACGTGCAGATGCCGGAGATGAGCGGCATAGAGGCCACCCGCGCCATCCGCGAATCCGACGGCAGGCTTTACGACCGCAACATCCCGATCATCGCCCTGACCGCCTACGCCATGAAGGGCGACCGGGAGCGGATGCTTGAAAGCGGCATGAACGACTACGTCAGCAAGCCGGTGGACATGCACCAGCTGTCCGAGGCCATCGTCCGCTGCACCGCCGGGCGGAAAGAGGGCGAGAGCCTGGTCTGCACCCAGGAGCCGACCCGGTCCGGTCCGCCCGAGGAGGAGATGCGGCTGGACATCAAGTCCCTGACCTCGCGTTTCGAAGGCGACTTGGAGCTGCTCAAGGACATCCTGGACCTCTTCCTCATGGAGGCGAAAAACAAGCGCGAGGCTCTGATCACGGCGGCAAAGACCGGGGACGCCAAGGGTACGGCCATGGCCCTGCATTCCATCACCAACATCTCCAGCCATGTGCTGGCCATGGACGTGGTCCAGGAGGCCCGCGCCCTGGAGAAGCGGTGCTTCTGCGGCGAGCTGGAGGCTGCGGGCAGGGACATCGACCGGCTGCTGGTCCGGTTCGACGGCCTGGTCCGGGCGGTGGAGGCCGAGGCCGCAAAACTTTGA
- a CDS encoding alpha/beta hydrolase family protein, with product MKRALSWTLSILFHAVVAAGLLYSVDLPPLLPEELMQVDLTRIEEPQVITPMPVPAPAPPPAPEPRAEPEPLPAGAPALPMDKTVVLDDSPPPPEPAPEPEPLPEPDVVEISPVKTLPPEKPELAEDGLPKKIYVRNDGTVHRGAEARFGRALMGDYFSYSPQEFSGQFRTADDRVISIIDARNTKYGRFLIYDSKNKTLRRLKQSFGKYIYTIGPSVYADEPVIGTVTFLAKDDRIERFILVTDDDRMAHYPRKVHVREEEVVFDGPTGEIRANLSRPPYDDGHPGAVVVHGPDCVEPGMVQAFTRSLSMHDLATLSFPPRGCMGEDPSPASNAELVWDTVSAYRYLARLPAIDPRKAGIWGNGPGVPAAIRAAGRVSPAFLVCLVTDGVAPGDVPGRDLLAGLDFPVLWLITGSETGRWTPLIRTLEDLRDNGGRRFTVIVAPRRTSSEVLDAEGGRSSWVEQVADDHAALAMSWIANLK from the coding sequence ATGAAGCGGGCGCTCAGCTGGACTCTCTCCATCCTCTTCCATGCCGTGGTGGCCGCAGGTCTGCTGTATTCCGTGGACCTGCCCCCGCTGCTGCCCGAGGAGCTGATGCAGGTGGACCTGACCCGCATCGAGGAGCCGCAGGTCATCACGCCCATGCCCGTGCCCGCGCCCGCGCCGCCCCCCGCGCCCGAGCCCCGGGCCGAGCCGGAACCGCTCCCGGCGGGCGCGCCCGCGCTGCCCATGGACAAGACCGTGGTCCTGGACGACAGCCCGCCCCCGCCCGAACCCGCTCCCGAGCCCGAGCCGCTCCCGGAACCCGACGTCGTCGAGATCAGCCCGGTCAAGACCCTGCCGCCCGAAAAGCCCGAGCTGGCCGAGGACGGGCTGCCCAAGAAAATCTACGTGCGCAACGACGGCACCGTGCACCGTGGGGCCGAGGCGCGCTTCGGCCGCGCCCTGATGGGCGACTACTTCTCCTACTCGCCCCAGGAGTTCTCCGGCCAGTTCCGGACGGCCGACGACCGCGTCATCTCCATCATCGACGCCCGCAACACCAAGTACGGGCGGTTCCTGATCTACGACTCCAAGAACAAGACCCTGCGGCGGCTGAAGCAGTCCTTCGGCAAGTACATCTACACCATCGGCCCGTCGGTCTACGCGGACGAGCCGGTGATCGGCACCGTGACCTTCCTGGCCAAGGACGACCGCATCGAGCGGTTCATCCTGGTCACGGACGACGACCGCATGGCCCACTATCCGCGCAAGGTCCACGTCCGCGAGGAGGAGGTCGTCTTCGACGGCCCCACCGGGGAGATCCGCGCCAACCTCTCGCGGCCGCCCTATGACGACGGCCACCCCGGCGCGGTGGTGGTCCACGGGCCGGACTGCGTGGAGCCGGGCATGGTCCAGGCCTTCACCCGCAGCCTGTCCATGCACGACCTGGCCACCCTGTCCTTCCCGCCGCGCGGCTGCATGGGCGAGGACCCGTCGCCCGCCTCCAATGCCGAACTGGTCTGGGACACGGTGTCCGCCTACCGCTACCTGGCCAGACTCCCGGCCATCGATCCCCGCAAGGCGGGCATCTGGGGCAACGGGCCGGGCGTGCCCGCGGCCATCCGCGCCGCCGGGCGGGTCTCCCCCGCCTTCCTGGTCTGCCTGGTCACGGACGGGGTCGCGCCGGGCGACGTGCCGGGCCGCGACCTGCTGGCCGGACTGGACTTCCCGGTGCTCTGGCTGATCACCGGTTCCGAGACCGGGCGCTGGACTCCGCTGATCCGCACCCTGGAAGACCTGCGCGACAACGGCGGGAGGCGGTTCACCGTCATCGTGGCCCCGCGCAGGACGAGCAGCGAGGTCCTCGACGCCGAGGGCGGCCGGTCCTCCTGGGTGGAGCAGGTGGCCGACGACCACGCAGCCCTGGCCATGTCCTGGATCGCCAACCTGAAGTAA